A window of Malania oleifera isolate guangnan ecotype guangnan chromosome 5, ASM2987363v1, whole genome shotgun sequence contains these coding sequences:
- the LOC131155496 gene encoding histone H1-like: protein MASEEQLVAVEAAAADPVSVEPAEENPAPKAGKAKKEPKAKKPAAPRKPRNPPAHPPYIEMITEAIVVLKEKTGSSQYAITKFIEEKQKHLPPNFKKLLLFHLKKLVAAGKLVKVKGSFKLPAARSPAVKPAVTGAAKKKPAVATKAKSAKASKETKAKAPAKTKKAKAAAKPKPAAKSKSKPAAKPKAAPAKTKAAAKPKPAAKPKAVAKPKAKPKEKPAKASRTSARTSPGKKVAAPKPAAKKAPAKAASSKSAKPKSVKSPAKKATTAKKASAKKGKK, encoded by the exons ATGGCGTCTGAAGAGCAGCTAGTGGCGGTCGAGGCAGCTGCCGCCGATCCGGTCTCGGTCGAACCGGCGGAGGAAAATCCGGCTCCCAAGGCCGGGAAGGCGAAGAAAGAGCCGAAGGCGAAGAAACCGGCTGCTCCGAGAAAGCCTAGAAATCCCCCTGCTCATCCTCCGTACATAGAG ATGATTACAGAGGCGATTGTGGTGTTGAAAGAGAAGACAGGGTCCAGCCAGTACGCGATCACGAAGTTCATTGAGGAAAAGCAGAAGCACTTGCCTCCCAACTTCAAGAAGCTCCTGTTATTTCATTTGAAGAAGCTCGTGGCTGCCGGAAAACTCGTGAAGGTGAAAGGATCATTTAAGCTTCCGGCTGCTCGGTCACCGGCGGTGAAGCCAGCAGTTACTGGTGCGGCGAAGAAGAAGCCGGCAGTAGCAACAAAAGCAAAGTCTGCAAAGGCATCGAAAGAGACAAAGGCGAAGGCTCCAGCCAAAACAAAGAAGGCCAAAGCTGCTGCGAAGCCCAAGCCGGCTGCAAAGTCAAAGTCGAAGCCGGCTGCCAAGCCCAAAGCTGCCCCTGCTAAGACAAAAGCTGCTGCAAAACCAAAACCTGCAGCAAAGCCAAAAGCGGTGGCAAAGCCAAAGGCAAAGCCAAAGGAGAAGCCGGCTAAAGCATCGAGAACCTCAGCCAGGACTTCGCCGGGAAAGAAAGTTGCAGCTCCGAAGCCTGCTGCAAAGAAAGCACCGGCTAAGGCAGCTTCTTCAAAGAGCGCGAAGCCCAAGAGTGTGAAATCTCCGGCCAAAAAAGCGACAACGGCAAAAAAAGCATCGGCAAAGAAAGGGAAGAAGTGA